The Candidatus Uhrbacteria bacterium genome has a segment encoding these proteins:
- a CDS encoding flippase codes for MSHAKKIAENAAWLVIANTAQKAVSFIAFTIIARLVGVEITGVYFFAVSITSIFVVFQDLGLTPVVIREMAADESRGRHVLGQALRLKLLLIPVTVVATLAYAFFTGITGTTFLAVAMACYVMSADSVHLIWYGAIRGKRELRYEAAGMFVGQILTAIIGISAAYLGYGVLGLVFSLMVGSTWHVGWSISRALKLGLYPQSGSAPLQKLLQAAIPFGLAGIFVKIYSYVDSIMLQRLHGSVDVGEYAVAYKLTYALQFLPLAFVAALYPGMSNAAQNDRAALPSLLKGSLRLMMIAAVPLSALLSSLAYIIVPILYGKQFEGSIAPLMVLPWVLIPIFLDFPIGSLLNATHRAAQKTFAMGVTMIVNVVANALLIPSMGPAGAAWAGVVSFVILFALGWWFARSDIDSPWLSKLLAQGLGAAGLTWLAVYFLTPVMTPIFAILFAGAISLVSLFLFRLLLVNDVQTAYIWLRRRISPPPTEDEEFHDKP; via the coding sequence ATGTCCCACGCCAAAAAAATCGCTGAAAATGCGGCTTGGCTCGTGATCGCCAATACGGCTCAAAAAGCCGTCTCCTTCATCGCCTTCACGATTATCGCTCGCCTCGTCGGCGTGGAGATCACGGGCGTCTATTTCTTTGCCGTTTCCATCACCTCGATCTTCGTTGTCTTCCAAGACCTCGGTTTGACCCCCGTTGTCATCCGAGAAATGGCTGCTGACGAATCGCGCGGACGCCATGTCTTAGGCCAAGCGCTGCGACTTAAATTATTGTTGATCCCGGTCACCGTCGTCGCAACGCTTGCCTACGCTTTTTTCACCGGCATCACCGGAACAACATTCCTCGCTGTGGCGATGGCTTGTTACGTCATGAGCGCTGATTCCGTCCACCTGATTTGGTACGGAGCTATTCGCGGCAAGCGCGAGCTTCGTTATGAAGCCGCGGGGATGTTCGTCGGCCAAATTCTGACGGCGATCATTGGTATTAGCGCCGCGTATCTTGGCTACGGCGTTCTCGGCCTAGTGTTCTCACTCATGGTCGGCAGTACCTGGCATGTCGGTTGGAGTATTTCACGCGCACTCAAGCTCGGACTCTATCCGCAATCTGGTTCTGCTCCGCTTCAAAAACTTTTGCAGGCAGCAATTCCTTTTGGTCTCGCCGGAATTTTCGTAAAAATTTATTCTTACGTCGATTCCATCATGCTTCAGCGCCTGCATGGTTCTGTCGATGTAGGGGAGTATGCCGTTGCGTACAAATTAACATACGCGCTCCAGTTTCTCCCGCTGGCATTCGTCGCAGCCCTCTATCCGGGCATGAGTAACGCGGCGCAAAATGATCGCGCCGCCTTGCCAAGCCTGCTCAAGGGCTCGCTTCGCTTGATGATGATCGCGGCTGTTCCGTTATCGGCGCTCTTGTCGTCTCTTGCTTACATTATTGTTCCGATACTCTACGGAAAACAATTTGAAGGCTCCATCGCGCCGCTCATGGTTTTGCCTTGGGTGTTGATTCCTATTTTCCTCGATTTCCCGATCGGCTCGCTTTTGAATGCAACACATCGCGCCGCGCAAAAAACATTCGCGATGGGAGTGACGATGATCGTGAACGTTGTCGCCAACGCTTTGCTTATTCCGTCGATGGGGCCCGCTGGTGCTGCCTGGGCCGGAGTTGTGAGTTTTGTGATACTCTTTGCGCTCGGCTGGTGGTTTGCCCGCTCAGACATCGACTCGCCTTGGTTATCCAAGCTGCTCGCACAAGGTCTAGGCGCCGCAGGACTTACTTGGCTCGCCGTCTATTTCTTAACGCCGGTGATGACGCCAATATTCGCGATCCTATTCGCCGGCGCGATCTCGCTCGTCTCTTTATTCTTATTCCGTCTGCTGCTCGTGAATGATGTACAGACGGCTTACATCTGGCTCCGACGCCGCATCTCGCCTCCGCCGACGGAGGATGAAGAATTCCATGACAAACCCTAG
- a CDS encoding glycosyltransferase family 4 protein gives MTNPSIKVALVTLDYPPERGGVARYLGNLVAGSEGLIDVFVNQGHPSEGPGHVEHVRLLARGPFSWRPMIGFMRRLGKAGYSQLLISHLLPVGTAAWIANKLGGLPYSIIVHGLDLRLAQSNSRKTWLARQILRGATNVIANSRAIAAEINAFEPTIYPKVVTPGAEPFTLPTRSDARRVIGLPENAFVLLAVSRHVQRKGLDRLVETMGFLPKEISLVIIGDGPDRGRIETLSWRFRDRVRLLTAATDLERNLWYAAADVFILPVREEPADVEGFGIVFLEAALAGLPVIAGKSGGTPEAVVDGVTGLLVDPHNPREIAEAVKALYDRPDIGRQFGDAGKLRAERDFRWEDRAQRFRQILEGLDE, from the coding sequence ATGACAAACCCTAGTATCAAGGTTGCGCTCGTAACGCTCGATTATCCGCCAGAGCGCGGTGGAGTTGCGCGGTATCTCGGGAATCTCGTCGCGGGCTCGGAAGGCCTGATCGACGTCTTTGTAAATCAAGGCCACCCATCAGAAGGTCCGGGTCACGTTGAGCATGTGCGATTGTTGGCCCGCGGACCATTCTCCTGGCGTCCGATGATCGGCTTCATGCGCCGCCTCGGAAAAGCCGGATACTCGCAATTGCTCATCAGTCATCTTTTGCCGGTTGGTACGGCTGCCTGGATCGCCAATAAACTAGGCGGTCTTCCGTACTCGATCATCGTTCACGGTCTTGATCTCCGCCTCGCGCAAAGTAATAGTCGCAAAACGTGGCTTGCTCGCCAGATTCTGCGCGGTGCAACCAATGTCATCGCCAACTCGCGTGCCATCGCCGCAGAAATTAATGCCTTTGAGCCGACCATCTATCCCAAGGTTGTTACGCCAGGCGCCGAGCCATTCACGCTTCCGACGCGTAGTGACGCACGTCGTGTCATCGGACTTCCGGAAAATGCGTTTGTTCTTCTTGCTGTCTCGCGCCATGTCCAACGCAAAGGCTTGGATCGTTTGGTTGAGACCATGGGTTTTCTGCCAAAAGAAATCAGTCTCGTCATTATCGGCGATGGTCCGGATCGCGGCCGTATTGAAACCTTGTCTTGGCGTTTCCGCGATCGTGTCCGCCTCCTCACCGCCGCTACCGATCTCGAGCGCAATCTCTGGTACGCCGCCGCCGATGTCTTCATCCTTCCTGTTCGTGAAGAACCGGCCGATGTAGAAGGTTTTGGTATCGTATTCTTGGAAGCAGCGCTCGCCGGATTACCTGTCATCGCCGGAAAGAGCGGGGGAACGCCAGAGGCGGTTGTCGACGGCGTCACCGGTTTGCTTGTTGATCCGCACAATCCGCGCGAGATCGCAGAAGCTGTGAAAGCGTTGTACGATCGACCTGACATCGGCCGACAATTCGGAGACGCCGGAAAACTCCGCGCAGAACGCGACTTCCGTTGGGAAGACCGCGCCCAGCGTTTCCGTCAGATCCTGGAGGGGCTCGATGAGTAA